Part of the Deltaproteobacteria bacterium genome, TTACCCCATCTGACAAGCGAAGAATTTCAACAATACTGGCTCGAGCGCCACGGCCCGCTCGTGCGTAAACACGCCAGGGCCATGCGCCTCAAGCGTTACATTCAGGTCCATACCTTTTCGGATAATCCGGTCAACGACCAGTTGCGTTCTGGGCGCGGTGGGCCGGAAGCTTATGATGGCGTGGCTGAGCTCTGGTGGGAGAGTTTTGAAGACCTGGCCGCGGCTTACTCCACGCCTGAAGCTCAGAAGGCGGCCGAGGAGCTACTTGAGGATGAACGGCGTTTTATTGATCTTGAAAAGTCTCCTCTCTGGTATGCCCAGGAGCATGTCATTGTGATGGAGAATTGATGTAGCGCGGCCGCGGAAATTCCATTACAGCATTCTTCAATCACTTTAATGAAAAAGGAATAAAACTATGGCTATGCGTGATTTGGATTTTAATCTTACCGACGAGCAAAAGGCTATGCGTGATATGGTCAGGAAATTCGGGGCTGAGGTCATGCGTCCGGCCGGTATTGAGCTGGATAAGATGAGCGATCCAGCGGATGTGATCGCTAAGGACTCAGTTTTGTGGGACATCTATAAAAAGTATCGTGAACTGGGTTTCCACAAAAGAGGCATATCCAAGGCGTGCGGCGGCATGCTGGGGGATATGGATGCCATGTCATTCATCTTGGTGGCAGAAGAAATGGGCTACTGGGACTCTGGTTTGGCGATCAGTTTTGGTGTGGACAGCATGCCTTTTGCCTTGGCGGCCATGTCCCCTGACCCTGAACTGCAAGGCTGGGCGCGGGCGTATGTGGAGGACACGGAGTGCAAGATGGTCGGATGCTGGGCCATCACTGAGCCGGATCATGGTACGGACTGGCT contains:
- a CDS encoding EthD domain-containing protein, translating into MVKLVFCLRRLPHLTSEEFQQYWLERHGPLVRKHARAMRLKRYIQVHTFSDNPVNDQLRSGRGGPEAYDGVAELWWESFEDLAAAYSTPEAQKAAEELLEDERRFIDLEKSPLWYAQEHVIVMEN